Proteins from one Rosa chinensis cultivar Old Blush chromosome 7, RchiOBHm-V2, whole genome shotgun sequence genomic window:
- the LOC121050426 gene encoding thionin-like protein 2, producing MDKIENKGVISVTIISFLVLSGVLGGLSTASDGPDCSTGCNLCLFAMVAGPWWGTGCAAACATGCFIADRVNNNSLISIPKSDEHYFCNVGCASNFCSSFLAKPNPELEKRCANTCSETCKTKNTLPHE from the exons ATGGACAAGATCGAGAATAAGGGAGTCATATCTGTAACGATCATATCTTTCTTGGTGCTGTCTGGGGTTCTAGGCGGCCTTTCTACTGCATCAGATGGCCCTGATTGCAGCACAGGTTGCAACTTATGTCTTTTTGCCATGGTGGCTGGCCCGTGGTGGGGTACCGGGTGTGCTGCAGCATGCGCGACAGGGTGCTTTATAGCTGACCGggttaataataattctctgaTCAGTATCCCCAAAAGTGACGAACACTACTTCTGCAACGTTGGATGTGCTTCTAACTTTTGTTCCAGTTTCTTGGCTAAACCAAATCCAG AGCTAGAGAAAAGATGCGCGAATACTTGCTCAGAGACTTGCAAGACCAAGAATACTTTACCTCATGAGTAA
- the LOC112178342 gene encoding uncharacterized protein LOC112178342, with protein sequence MSYYLTDGIYPKWATLVQSIKRPQNEAEAYFTTKQEAFRKDVERAFGVLQARWAIIRQPARGWSLENLSNIMLACIILHNMIVEDKRADYYNGESDDDKPDQNRSRRARARILDEARENLEREPRSGRITMSENMSRYRMIRSPVGNRHLQDDLVQHLWSLQGQAP encoded by the coding sequence ATGAGTTACTATCTCACTGATGGCATCTACCCTAAGTGGGCAACGCTTGTCCAATCAATCAAACGCCCTCAAAATGAAGCTGAAGCATATTTCACCACCAAACAAGAGGCCTTCCGCAAAGACGTTGAAAGGGCATTTGGTGTTCTCCAGGCAAGATGGGCAATCATTAGACAACCTGCAAGAGGGTGGAGTTTGGAAAATTTGTCCAATATCATGCTGGCATGCATTATCCTTCATAATATGATTGTTGAGGATAAACGTGCCGATTACTACAATGGCGAGTCTGATGATGATAAACCGGATCAAAATAGGTCCAGAAGGGCTCGAGCTCGCATCTTAGACGAAGCGAGAGAAAATTTGGAAAGGGAACCAAGATCCGGAAGAATTACAATGTCGGAAAATATGTCTCGATACAGAATGATACGTTCTCCTGTTGGCAACCGACATTTACAAGATGATCTTGTCCAACACCTCTGGAGTCTGCAAGGTCAAGCACCATGA
- the LOC112178343 gene encoding uncharacterized protein LOC112178343 — MAYGQVADSLDENFMMAESTTIENFGEFCRTIVTIYQQRYLRAPNREDLERFLQRAKRRGFPGMIGSLDCMSWQWKNCPTRWQGSFSGKSRKPTIVLEAVADFDKWIWHAFFGIPGTQNDITIVGGSLLFDVLTKGQSP, encoded by the coding sequence ATGGCTTATGGACAAGTGGCAGACTCTCTTGATGAAAACTTCATGATGGCTGAATCTACTACTATAGAAAACTTCGGTGAATTTTGTCGCACGATCGTCACCATCTACCAGCAACGATATCTTCGAGCACCAAACAGAGAGGATCTGGAACGGTTCTTACAACGAGCCAAACGACGAGGCTTTCCTGGAATGATAGGTTCGCTTGACTGCATGAGTTGGCAATGGAAGAACTGTCCAACTAGATGGCAAGGAAGCTTTAGTGGAAAATCAAGAAAGCCAACCATCGTTCTCGAAGCCGTGGCTGATTTTGATAAATGGATATGGCATGCCTTTTTTGGAATTCCTGGTACCCAAAATGACATTACAATTGTTGGGGGTTCACTACTGTTTGATGTGCTCACTAAAGGTCAGTCACCATAA